TCGCGAAGTCGACGGCGGCCGCGCGACGTCCACCGTCGAACACGACCTGACTCGCCATCGTGCCGATGGTCCACAACAGACTCGGCGCGGAAATCAGACTGGACAACGCAGTGCTTTCCCAACCGACGGTGCCGTTGAGCGTCAGGCTCGGAAAGAACGCCGCTTTCGCGACGCCGATCTGCGCATTGGCCGCGGCCATCGCGCGTTCGGCGGACGCGACGTCCGGCCTGCGCTGCAACACGTCGCTCGGCACGCCGAGTGGAATCGACGGCACGGGCCGCTCGCCGAGATCCGGCGCAATCGAAAATTGCGGCGCGGGCGTGCCGACCAGCGCGGCGATCGCGTGCTCGAATTGCGCGCGCTGATTCACGAGCAACTGCGCCTGCACGCGCGTGGAATCGAGCTGTGCTTGCTGCTGCAATACATCGAGGCCCGACACCGCGCCGAGATCGTGCTGCGTCTTCACGTAATCGAGCGCTTTCTTTTGCAGACCGACGGAGCGGTTCAGCACATCGATTTCGGCATCGAGCTCGCGCATCGAAAAGTAGGCGCTGGCGAGATCGGTCGTGAGCACGAGGCGCGCATTGGCGAGATCGTCGCGCGACTGTTCCGCCGATGCCTGCGCGCCTTGCACTTCGCGACGAATGCGGCCGAAGAGATCGACGTCATAACTGACGGTGGGCGCGAGCTTGAGATCGTTCTGGACGGTGGTTGCGTTCGGCGTGTTGTAGTTGTTGACCGGGCGATTCTTCGAGATGCGCGAGCGCGATGCGTTTGCGCCAAGATCGATTTCGGGCAGCGCGAACGACGACGTTTGCGCGAGTGTCGCGCGGGCCTGTTCGTAATGCGCGCTCGCGGCGGCGAGCGTCTGATTCTGCGCGAGCGCCTGCGTTTCGAGCGTGTTCAATGTGGCATCGTCGAAACTTTGCCACCAGTCGGGCGCAAGCGGCGCATGCGACGGTGCACCGACGCGCCAGTACGAATCCGTCTGCCATGTCGGCGGCGTTTCGGCGGCCGCGCGCTTGTAATCAGGCCCGACCGTGCACGCGGCAAGCAGAGAAAGCAACGCGAGCGATGCAACCCGCTTCATGATGCGGCCTTCTGATTCGACGGATGCTGCTGGTCTTGCGGCGCGATCACGACATGGTCGCCGTCCGCGATCGAATCGCTCGGATTGACGATGACCTTGTCGGTCGGCTCGATGCCGCTCTCGATCTCCAGCGACTGTCCGAGATCCTGCGCAATCACGATCTTGTTGAGATGCACGTGTCCGTCCGCATCGACGACAGCGACACGCGGACCTTCCGCGCGAAAGAGCAGCGCGTTGCCGGGCACCAGCAGGCGCGCGTGCGCGGCAGCGGGCAGCGCGACCTGCACATAGGCGCCGGGCCGCAGGAGGCCATCGGGATTGGGCAGCCTCACTTCGACTTGCAACGAACGCGTAGGCACGTCGATCGCGCCGGAGACGTGCGTGATCTTGCCGTGAAATTGCTGGCCCGGCAGTTCGGCCTGCATGATCGTCACCTCCTGTCCGACCGACACGTTTTGCGCATACGCTTGCGGAAGTTGCACGAACACGCGCAACGGGTCCGACTGCGCGAGCGCGAACAGCGCGCGGCTCGTGCCGCTGCCTGCGTCGATGAGATCGCCGACATCGACATTGCGCTGCGTGACCACGCCCGCGAACGGCGCGACGATGCGCTTGAAGGATTCGAGCTGACGCAGGCGCTTCACGTTGGCATCGGCGGCGGCGAGATTCGCGACATCCTGGTTGTACGTGCTCTGACGTTCATCGAGTTCCTGTTGCGAGACCGCATCGCGCTGACGCAGTTGCTGCCATCGTTCCAGCGAACTCTTCGCAAGACCGAGGCTCGATGCGGTCTGGTCCCGTTGCGCGACGGCTTGCGCAAGCTCCTGATCGATCTCGGGCGTATCGAGATCGGCGAGCAACTGGCCTTGCTTCACGCGCGTGCCGATATCCGCATACCAGTGAAGCAGATAGCCGGTGGCGCGCGCATAGATCGGCGACTCGACGAAGCCGCGCAGCGTGCCCGGCAAGGTGGTCTCGCCGCCGCCGTCGGTCTGCGTCGGCAGCACCACGTTCACGTATTGCTGCGCGTTCTGTTGCGTGCGCGTGGCGATAGAACGGTTGTGCATCATGTCGGTGACGACGGTGCGCGCGGCGCCGAGCGCGAGCAGCGCAAGCACGATGACGAGCGCGATCTTCGCGCGTTTCCATTCGACATGGCGCGGCGGCAGCGCGGGCCCTTCGTTCGGGTCGCGTGCGGGAATCGCAAGCGATGCGTGGTTCTTTTCGGTCATGTCCGTGATCTTGCTGTGATGTCAGTGTTGGCCGTTCGCGTCGTGTTGCGGCGACTGTCTCTTGCTCGCGGCGCGGCGTGCAAGGCGTGCATGAATGCCTGCAAAAACGAGCGGCACGAAAAAGAGTGTGGAAACCGTGGCGAACAGCAGCCCGCCGATCACCGCGCGGCCGAGCGGCGCGTTCTGCTCGGCGCCTTCGCCGAGGCCGAGCGCCATCGGAATCATGCCGATGATCATCGCGAACGCGGTCATCAACACAGGGCGAATACGGCTCGCGCCTGCTTCGAGCGCGGCCGTGAGCGGTGGCATGCCGGCGTTCAGACGTTGCCGCGCGAACGAGACCATCAGGATGCTGTTCGCGGTGGCGACGCCCATCGTCATGATCGCGCCGGTGAGCGCGGGCACGCTCAAATGCGTGCCGGTGAGAAAGAGCATCCAGATGATGCCGGCGAGCGCGGCAGGCAACGCGCTCACGATGATGAGCGGATCGATCCACGACTGGAAGTTCACGACGATCAGCAGATACACGAGCACAATTGCCATCGCCACGCCGACGCCGAGTCCGAAGAACGACGTGCGCATGGTTTCGACCTGACCGCGCACGACGATCTGACTGCCGCGCGGAAGCGTCTTGCGTGCTTCGTCGACGAGATGATTCACCTGTCGCGCGACGCTGCCGAGATCGCGCCCTTCGACGCTCACGAACAGATCGATCACCGGGCGGATGTTGTAGTGCGTGACCACGGCGAACTGACTCTGCGGCGAAATGCGCACGAGATTGCCGAGCAGTTGCGTGGGCCCGTTGATCGATGCGGACACTGGCGTGCGCAGCAGTTCGTCGATCGATGAAACTTGATATTGCGGCGTCTGCACCGCGAGGTTGTACTCGACGCCGTTACGCGGATTGAACCAGAAGCCGGGCGCCGTTTGCGAACTGCCCGAGAGCGAAACCAGCACGTTCTGCGCGACGTTGCTCGCGGAAAGATTCAACTGTTGCAGACGCGTGCGGTCCATCTGCAAGTCGATGGTCGGCTCGTCCAGCTTCTGCTGAATGTGCGTATCGACGTTGCCGGGAATCATGCGGATCTGCTTCATCAACTTGCTCGCGACTTCGAAGTTCGCCTGCGCGTTCTGCCCTTGAATCTGCACGTCGACGGCGGCGGGCAGACCGAAGTTCAGAATCTGCGTGACGATATCCGCGGGCTGAAAGAAGAATTCGACGCCGGGAAAGCGACGCGGCAGAAGTGCACGCAGTTCGTCGATATACGTTTGCGTGGGCGCGTGATCGGGCTTCAAGGCAACCTGAATCTCGCCGTCGAGCGTGCCGATCGTTCCCGCATTGCTGTACGACAGATTGATGCCGCTATAGGGCAGACCGAGGTTATCGAGGATCGTCGCGAGTTCGTCTTGCGGCACGATCTGGCGCACGACCTTTTCGACCTGATCGGCGAGACGCGCGGTTTCCTCGATGCGCGTGCCGGTCGGCGCACGCATGTGCATGCGGATATCGCCGGCATCGACGCTCGGGAAGAAGTCTTCACCGAGCACAAAAACAAGGCCCGCGGAGAGCAGACAGAAGCCGAGGAACAACGAGGCGAACATGCGCCTGCGTACGAGCAGCGTCGAGAGAATCACGATATACGCGGCGCGCATGCGCTCGAAACCGCGATCGAAACGACGATGCATGCGTACGAAGAGATTCGCTTTCGCCTTCGCATCGGGTGCGTGCGCGTGGCCCATCAGCAGCATGGCGAGCGTCGGCACGAGCGTGCGCGACAGAATGTACGACGCGATCATCGCGAACACGACAGCCTCGGCGAGCGGCACGAACAGGAAACGCGCGACCCCGGTCAGGAAGAACATCGGTACGAACACGATGCAGATGCACAGCGTCGAGACGAGCGCCGGCACCGCGATTTCGCCTGCGCCTTCGAGAATCGCGTCGTGCAGATTGGTGCCCATGTGCAGATGGCGCTCGATGTTCTCGATGGTGACGGTCGCATCGTCCACCAGAATGCCGACCGCGAGCGCGAGGCCGCCGAGCGTCATGATGTTGATGG
This portion of the Caballeronia insecticola genome encodes:
- a CDS encoding efflux RND transporter periplasmic adaptor subunit, which gives rise to MTEKNHASLAIPARDPNEGPALPPRHVEWKRAKIALVIVLALLALGAARTVVTDMMHNRSIATRTQQNAQQYVNVVLPTQTDGGGETTLPGTLRGFVESPIYARATGYLLHWYADIGTRVKQGQLLADLDTPEIDQELAQAVAQRDQTASSLGLAKSSLERWQQLRQRDAVSQQELDERQSTYNQDVANLAAADANVKRLRQLESFKRIVAPFAGVVTQRNVDVGDLIDAGSGTSRALFALAQSDPLRVFVQLPQAYAQNVSVGQEVTIMQAELPGQQFHGKITHVSGAIDVPTRSLQVEVRLPNPDGLLRPGAYVQVALPAAAHARLLVPGNALLFRAEGPRVAVVDADGHVHLNKIVIAQDLGQSLEIESGIEPTDKVIVNPSDSIADGDHVVIAPQDQQHPSNQKAAS
- a CDS encoding efflux RND transporter permease subunit → MWIVNVALKRPYTFIVMAIMILLATPFVLLTTPVDVLPEIDIPVVSIIWNYTGLSAQDMANRITSVNERSLTTTVNNIEHIESQSLPGIAIIKLFLQPTANIQTAIAQTVAVEQAQLKQMPPGATPPLVISYSASSIPVIQLGLSSPKQSEQDLNDTALNFLRPQLVTIPGAAVPYPYGGKTRLVSVDLDTRALLAKGLTPTDVVQAVNAQNLILPTGTAKIGPKEYTINMNGSPTTVAGLNDIPVRTINGATTYLREVAHVRDGFSPQTNIVRQDGRRGVLISILKNGNSSTLSIVNTLKDLLPQARASLPPDLNISALFDQSVFVKAAVQGVVREALIAAALTAAMILLFLGNWRSTCIIAISIPLSILSSLIVLHALGQTINIMTLGGLALAVGILVDDATVTIENIERHLHMGTNLHDAILEGAGEIAVPALVSTLCICIVFVPMFFLTGVARFLFVPLAEAVVFAMIASYILSRTLVPTLAMLLMGHAHAPDAKAKANLFVRMHRRFDRGFERMRAAYIVILSTLLVRRRMFASLFLGFCLLSAGLVFVLGEDFFPSVDAGDIRMHMRAPTGTRIEETARLADQVEKVVRQIVPQDELATILDNLGLPYSGINLSYSNAGTIGTLDGEIQVALKPDHAPTQTYIDELRALLPRRFPGVEFFFQPADIVTQILNFGLPAAVDVQIQGQNAQANFEVASKLMKQIRMIPGNVDTHIQQKLDEPTIDLQMDRTRLQQLNLSASNVAQNVLVSLSGSSQTAPGFWFNPRNGVEYNLAVQTPQYQVSSIDELLRTPVSASINGPTQLLGNLVRISPQSQFAVVTHYNIRPVIDLFVSVEGRDLGSVARQVNHLVDEARKTLPRGSQIVVRGQVETMRTSFFGLGVGVAMAIVLVYLLIVVNFQSWIDPLIIVSALPAALAGIIWMLFLTGTHLSVPALTGAIMTMGVATANSILMVSFARQRLNAGMPPLTAALEAGASRIRPVLMTAFAMIIGMIPMALGLGEGAEQNAPLGRAVIGGLLFATVSTLFFVPLVFAGIHARLARRAASKRQSPQHDANGQH
- a CDS encoding efflux transporter outer membrane subunit, with the protein product MKRVASLALLSLLAACTVGPDYKRAAAETPPTWQTDSYWRVGAPSHAPLAPDWWQSFDDATLNTLETQALAQNQTLAAASAHYEQARATLAQTSSFALPEIDLGANASRSRISKNRPVNNYNTPNATTVQNDLKLAPTVSYDVDLFGRIRREVQGAQASAEQSRDDLANARLVLTTDLASAYFSMRELDAEIDVLNRSVGLQKKALDYVKTQHDLGAVSGLDVLQQQAQLDSTRVQAQLLVNQRAQFEHAIAALVGTPAPQFSIAPDLGERPVPSIPLGVPSDVLQRRPDVASAERAMAAANAQIGVAKAAFFPSLTLNGTVGWESTALSSLISAPSLLWTIGTMASQVVFDGGRRAAAVDFASEGYVAAVANYRQTVLGAFQQVQDGIVGLSVLDGAAKQSHAAVDDAQRLLSLANDRYSGGLVAYLDVITAQQQLLTSERQDVQIHGQQRTVAVALVKALGGGWDANDAAQEVADATNKNPAH